Proteins from one Chanodichthys erythropterus isolate Z2021 chromosome 15, ASM2448905v1, whole genome shotgun sequence genomic window:
- the LOC137002195 gene encoding E3 ubiquitin-protein ligase RING2-A-like, with translation MMANPMSVQTLSKTWELSLYELHRTPQEAIMDSTEIAVSPRSLHSELMCPICLDMLKNTMTTKECLHRFCSECIVTALRSGNKECPTCRKKLVSKRSLRADPNFDALISKMYPSRDEYEAHQDKVLEQLSRLHNKEALSSSIEQGLRMQARHRAQRVRKLHPESENTTFSGGEDNGDTRSHVSHDSAPSHHTSAPASNAPEAGPSRSKKQQMSDDSGPEAFGESCTPPGQLPGHGPSSEIELIFCPHPLLVNNQQYSQTRYVKTTANATVDHLSKYLALRIALEDSQSETQANRNMEGEPGPTGNSSLQDVSEKQFTIYISTTGGQFSTLNGSLTLELVNEKFWKVCKPLELFYAPTQDQKQQQNQTPQQGQTDESQGKSSVN, from the exons ATGATGGCGAATCCAATGAGTGTTCAGACTCTGAGTAAGACATGGGAACTTAGTCTATATGAACTCCACCGAACGCCACAG GAGGCGATTATGGACAGCACAGAGATTGCTGTGTCACCCAGAAGTCTCCACAGTGAGCTTATGTGTCCCATTTGTCTGGACATGCTGAAAAACACCATGACCACCAAAGAGTGTCTGCATCGTTTCTGCTCCGAGTGCATTGTCACTGCGCTCCGATCAGG AAATAAAGAGTGTCCGACCTGCAGGAAGAAGCTTGTGTCCAAGCGTTCTCTTCGTGCCGACCCAAATTTTGATGCCCTGATCTCTAAGATGTACCCTAGCCGTGATGAGTATGAGGCCCATCAGGATAAAGTTCTGGAGCAGCTCAGTCGACTGCACAACAAAGAGGCACTCAGCAGCAGCATTGAGCAGGGCCTGCGCATGCAGGCCAGACACAG agctcAGCGTGTCCGTAAGCTGCATCCAGAGAGTGAAAACACTACCTTCAGCGGTGGTGAGGATAACGGTGACACTCGTTCACATGTCTCGCACGACTCAGCCCCTTCACACCATACCTCTGCCCCGGCAAGCAACGCTCCGGAGGCCGGACCGAGTCGCAGTAAAAAGCAGCAAATGTCTGATGATTCTGGACCTGAGGCTTTTGGAGAGAGTTGTACACCTCCTGGACAACTGCCAGGCCACGGGCCAAGCTCAGAAATTGAACTTATATTTTGCCCACATCCCCTGCTGGTCAACAACCAACAGTACAGCCAGACAAG ATATGTCAAAACCACAGCCAATGCCACAGTAGACCACCTCTCCAAATATCTGGCTCTCCGCATTGCTCTGGAGGACAGTCAAAGTGAAACGCAGGCGAACAGAAACATGGAGGGAGAGCCAGGACCTACCGGCAACAGTAGTCTGCAGGATGTCAGTGAAAAACAGTTTACAATCTACATCAGCACAACAGGAGGACAGTTCTCT ACACTAAATGGCTCATTGACTTTGGAGCTGGTGAATGAGAAGTTCTGGAAGGTCTGTAAACCTCTGGAGCTCTTCTACGCTCCTACACAAGACCAGAAGCAGCAACAGAATCAGACCCCTCAACAGGGGCAGACAGACGAAAGCCAAGGAAAATCATCTGTAAACTAA